GGCCTCGCCGAAGTTATCGGCCACGCCCATCACCTCGCCGGTGGACTTCATCTCCGGTCCCAGCACCGTGTCCACGCCGGGGAACTTGCCCCACGGGAAGACCGGCGACTTGACGAAGAAGTTCGAGCCCGTATCCAGGTCACGCCCGCTGGCCACATACTCCGGCAGCAGATCCTTCAGCTTGCGCCCGACCATGATGCGCGAGGCGATCTTGGCCAGCGGCACGCCCGTTGCCTTCGAGACATACGGCACCGTACGCGACGCGCGTGGGTTCACCTCAATCACGTAGACCTTGCCGCGCTGGATGGCGAACTGGATGTTGACCAGACCCATCACATCGAGCGACCGCGCCAGCTTGCGGGTGTAGTCGCGGATGGTCTCCTTGACCTCATCGGTCAGGTCCACCGACGGCAGCACGCAGGACGAATCGCCCGAGTGAATCCCGGCTTCTTCAATGTGCTGCATGATGCCCGCGATCACGACATCGTCGCCGTCGCAGAGCGCATCCACGTCGCACTCGGTCGCGTCTTCGAGGAAGTGGTCGATCAGCACCGGCCGCTCCTGCGAGTACTCGATGGCCGAGCCCATGTACTTGATGATCGCCTCGTCGTCGTACGCGATCACCATCGCGCGCCCGCCCAGCACGTACGACGGCCGCACCAGCACCGGGTAACCCACACGGTTCGCACCCGCCAGAGCCTCTTCGACCGACGTAGCCAGAGCGCCCGCAGGCTGCGGAATCTCGAGCTGCTCGATCAGTTTGCCGAAGCGCTTGCGATCTTCAGCAAGGTCAATCGACTCCGGCGACGTGCCGATGATGGGCACGCCCGCCTTCTTCAGCGGCAGCGAGAGGTTCAGCGGCGTCTGCCCGCCGAACTGCACGATCATGCCGATCTCCGCGCCAGCCGCGGCCTCGTGCTCGTAGACGCCGAGCACATCTTCGAGCGTCAGCGGCTCGAAGTAAAGGCGGTCGCTGGTATCGTAGTCGGTCGAGACGGTCTCCGGGTTGCAGTTGACCATGATGGTCTCGTAGCCGTCCTCGCGCAGCGCGAAGGCCGCGTGGCAGCAGCAGTAATCGAACTCGATTCCCTGCCCAATACGGTTCGGCCCCGAGCCGAGAATCAGGATCTTCTTCTTCGTGGTCGGCGCTGCCTCGTCCTCTTCGTCGTAGCAGCTATAGAGGTAGGGCGTGTAGCTCTCAAACTCCGCCGCGCAAGTATCGACCAGCTTGTAGACCGGCAACACGTTGAGCTGCTTGCGCAGCGCCCGCACCGCAGCGGTGCCCTCGGCGCCGGTAAGCCCCCAGCCCGCGGCCAGCCGCTCGTCTGAAATTCCCATACGCTTGGCCGTCCGCAGCTCTTCGGCGGTAACCTCGTTCATCGGCTTCCCGGCGATGGCCTTGATCTCGTCGGTGATCTGCTTGATCTGATGCAGGAACCACGGGTCCATGCCGGTCATGCGCGCGACCTCGCGCACCGTCATGTTGCGCTCGAAGGCGTAGCGGATGTAGCTCAGGCGATCCGGATGCGGCGTTACCAGACGCTGCGTCAGGCGGCGCGGCTCGATATCGTCGGCGGTAGCTTTCTTGCCGGTCTCGAGCGAGCGCACGGCCTTCATCATCGCTTCCTTGAAGGTCCGGCCGATGGCCATGACCTCGCCCACCGACTTCATCTGCGGTCCAAGACCCTCGTCCGCGCCGGGGAACTTCTCGAACTGCCACTTTGGAATCTTGACCACCACATAGTCGATGGTCGGCTCGAAGCAGGCCGGAGTGGCCTTGGTGATGTCGTTCTGCAACTCATCGAGACTATAACCAACCGCCAGCCGCGCCGCGATCTTCGCAATCGGGAACCCGGTGGCCTTGCTGGCCAGCGCCGACGAGCGCGAGACACGCGGGTTCATCTCGATGACGGTCATACGGCCGTTCTGCGGATTCACGGCGAACTGCACATTCGATCCGCCGGTCTCGACGCCGATCTCGCGAATGACGGCGATGGCGGCGTTACGCATGGCCTGATACTCGCGGTCGGTCAGGGTCTGCGCCGGGGCCACGGTAATGGAGTCGCCCGTGTGCACGCCCATCGGATCGAAGTTCTCGATCGAGCAGATGATGATGACGTTGTCGTTCAGGTCGCGCACGACCTCCAGCTCGTACTCCTTCCAACCCAGCACCGACTCCTCGATGAGGCACTCGGAGACGGGCGAGAGGTCGATACCGCGCGAGAGAATATCCGTCATCTCCTCGCGGTTGTACGCGATGCCGCCGCCCGAGCCGCCGAGCGTGAAGCTGGGACGGATCACCGCCGGGAAGCCGATCTTGGCAGCAAACGCCAGTCCGTCCGAGACGTTGTTGACCAGCTTCGACTGCGGCATGTCGAGTCCGATCTTATTCATCGCGTCCTTGAACAGGAGACGGTCTTCGGCCTTCTTGATCGCGTCGAGCTTCGCGCCGATCAGCTCGATGCCGAGCCGGTCGAGCACGCCCGCATCGGCCAGATCGACCGCGAGGTTCAGCGCGGTCTGTCCGCCGACGGTAGGCAGCACGGCAAAGACGCCCTTCGCGCCCGAAGCCGTCAGCATCTCCATCTCGACCCGCAGAATCTCTTCGAGGTAGGTGGCCGTCAACGGCTCGATGTAGGTACGGTCAGCAACCTCCGGGTCGGTCATGATGGAGGCCGGGTTCGAGTTCACCAGCACCACCTCATACCCCTCCGCCTTCAGCGCCTTGCACGCCTGCGTGCCCGAGTAGTCGAACTCGGCCGACTGGCCGATGACGATCGGGCCGGAGCCGATCACTAGAATCTTCGCGATGTCATTCCTGCGTGGCATTCTCTATTCCGATCTAACGATAAACTTCCCTGCGATGCCCCACCTGAAGTACCAGGACGATGAGGACATCCTGCCGTATGTCGCAGATGACGCGATAGTCACCCACACGAAATCTCCAAAGTCCGCGAAACTCCCCTGCAAGCGGTTCGGCGAGAGCCTTTGGGTCTTCCGACGAACTCACACGCTCGCGGAAGAAGGCCAGAATGCGTTCCCGTACGGGCTTGTCCAACTTGAGCAGCGCCCGCTCCGCAACATCGGTGAACTCAGTCCGCCACACTCGATCGCCGCTCCATCTCTTCCTGCGAGATCGCGTACTTGGATTGAGAGAGAGCGGCAATGCCCTCAAGGTAATCTTCGCGATCTTCTACAAATCGCTGGATCGCCTCGTGAGCGAAGAAGCTCTTGCTGACATGCGTGTCAGCCGCGAGACGCTCCAACCGTGCTTCCAGTTCAGGTTCAAGCTGGACTTCGATCATTGCCGCTCCTCTCGTCCTATTTATCTAGGAGTTACTTCTTCCACTCGTCCATCATCTTCCGAAAATCCCGGAAGAGGTAGTGCGAATCGTGCGGTCCGGGGCTGGCCTCGGGGTGGTACTGCACGCTGAACATCGGGTCGGTCTTGTGCTTCAACCCGGCCAGCGTCTGGTCGTTCAGGTTGGTGTGCGTACGCTCTACATCGTCGGGCAGGCTAGCCGGATCGACGTTGTAGTTGTGGTTCTGCGCCGTAATCTCGACCTTGCCCG
This is a stretch of genomic DNA from Granulicella sp. WH15. It encodes these proteins:
- the carB gene encoding carbamoyl-phosphate synthase large subunit produces the protein MPRRNDIAKILVIGSGPIVIGQSAEFDYSGTQACKALKAEGYEVVLVNSNPASIMTDPEVADRTYIEPLTATYLEEILRVEMEMLTASGAKGVFAVLPTVGGQTALNLAVDLADAGVLDRLGIELIGAKLDAIKKAEDRLLFKDAMNKIGLDMPQSKLVNNVSDGLAFAAKIGFPAVIRPSFTLGGSGGGIAYNREEMTDILSRGIDLSPVSECLIEESVLGWKEYELEVVRDLNDNVIIICSIENFDPMGVHTGDSITVAPAQTLTDREYQAMRNAAIAVIREIGVETGGSNVQFAVNPQNGRMTVIEMNPRVSRSSALASKATGFPIAKIAARLAVGYSLDELQNDITKATPACFEPTIDYVVVKIPKWQFEKFPGADEGLGPQMKSVGEVMAIGRTFKEAMMKAVRSLETGKKATADDIEPRRLTQRLVTPHPDRLSYIRYAFERNMTVREVARMTGMDPWFLHQIKQITDEIKAIAGKPMNEVTAEELRTAKRMGISDERLAAGWGLTGAEGTAAVRALRKQLNVLPVYKLVDTCAAEFESYTPYLYSCYDEEDEAAPTTKKKILILGSGPNRIGQGIEFDYCCCHAAFALREDGYETIMVNCNPETVSTDYDTSDRLYFEPLTLEDVLGVYEHEAAAGAEIGMIVQFGGQTPLNLSLPLKKAGVPIIGTSPESIDLAEDRKRFGKLIEQLEIPQPAGALATSVEEALAGANRVGYPVLVRPSYVLGGRAMVIAYDDEAIIKYMGSAIEYSQERPVLIDHFLEDATECDVDALCDGDDVVIAGIMQHIEEAGIHSGDSSCVLPSVDLTDEVKETIRDYTRKLARSLDVMGLVNIQFAIQRGKVYVIEVNPRASRTVPYVSKATGVPLAKIASRIMVGRKLKDLLPEYVASGRDLDTGSNFFVKSPVFPWGKFPGVDTVLGPEMKSTGEVMGVADNFGEAFAKAQIAAGQVLPMRGTIFLSVNDHDKEGVVELARSFQDMGFHLVATHGTALVLEAAGLQPERVYKVKEGRPNVVDYIKGERIQMIINTPRGQDTFFDEKAIRRAAVLARIPTITTLAAARAAAEGIAALQKGELSVVALQTLHAEHAPVTA
- a CDS encoding type II toxin-antitoxin system RelE/ParE family toxin, whose protein sequence is MWRTEFTDVAERALLKLDKPVRERILAFFRERVSSSEDPKALAEPLAGEFRGLWRFRVGDYRVICDIRQDVLIVLVLQVGHRREVYR
- a CDS encoding ribbon-helix-helix protein, CopG family; this translates as MIEVQLEPELEARLERLAADTHVSKSFFAHEAIQRFVEDREDYLEGIAALSQSKYAISQEEMERRSSVAD